The Cellulomonas flavigena DSM 20109 DNA segment GATCTCCGGCACGTCGGCGAGGCCGGTCGAGGTGACCGCGTCGACGACGAGCTCACCGCTCGAGGAGATCACCGAGCCGGGGCTCGCCTCCGGCAGCAGCTCCACCCCGTCCAGGCCGGGGGTCGGCTCGACGTCCTTCCCGGTGAGGTAGAAGCCCTCCTCTCCCGCCGGCGCGACGCCCGTCTGCGTGACGGGCCCGGTGCCGATCGCCTGTGCGGGGGTGTCGTCGTCGAGGGTCGTGACGTACGCGGTCGACGTGTCCGCGCCCTCGCCGTCCCGTGCGACGTACGCCAGACGCCCGGACCCGTCGAGCGTGAGGTCGTACGCGGCGCCCGTGTCCGCCACGACCACCTCGGGTGCGGTCGCACCGGGGGCCACGGCGACGAGGTCGGCACCGCGGGCCGCCAGCACCGTCCCGTCCTCCCGGGCGATGGCCGACGTGACCTGGCCCTCCAGGTCGACCTTCGTCGTGATCTCCGCCGTCTGCGCGTCGACCACGGCCACCCGCGTGACGCCCTCGTCGGGTTCGAGCCGCGTGATCGTGACCGTGTCGTCCTCGCCGCAGCCCGGGTTGTAGTAGGCGATCGTGTACCCGCTGCCGAGCTCGGCGACCTCACCGGAGCGCAGGTCGACGATCGCGGCGCGCGCGCCGGCAGAGAAGGCCGACTCGTCGTTGGTGGCGGCACGGGGCGCGTACACCACGGCCATCCGGTCGCCGCTCGACGTCACGCAGCTGTTCGCCACCCACAGGTCGGTGTCCGCCCACGGCACCGGCACGGTCGCCACGGTCTCCCACGCGTACCCGTCGGAGGCCCGGGCGCCGAGGACGGTGATGCCGTCCGCGTCGTTCAGCACGACGTGCGCCTCGTCGTCGACCTCGCGCCAGTCGTCGGGCAGGACCTCGTCACCCTGCTCCGGGGTCAGGCCGGACTCGTCCAGCTCGACCACTCCACCGGCCTCGGCCGAGGTGTCCCCGGTGGGCGCCGGCGCACCGGACGCCGACGAGGCGACGGGTACCAGCAGCATCCCGAGCAGGGCAAGGGCGACGGGACCGCTCACGGCGGCACGCGAGGACAGGCGCATGTCAAACAACCCCCTGACTGAGTCGTCGGGCACCCCGACAACAGTCACATCGTGCCGGAGGACGCCCGGTGCCCTCAGGCGATCGAGTGTGACCTGTGTCACTCCACGGACGCCTCGCCGGGCGGGCCATCGGGGCCCCGGACCGCACCGGTCCGGGGCCCCGCGTGCGGCGCGTCACGCGCCGCCGGGCGTCACCACTTGTCCCAGCACCGCAGGTACTTGCCCGTGGTCGCCGAGTACAGCGGCCACTTGATGCTGTTCCGGGTCACCTCGCCGGCGATGCCGTCCACCTCGATGCCCTCGCGGCGCTGCATCTGCCGGACCCGGTCCTCCGTGGTCGGGCCGAAGACCCCGTCCTCGGCGATCGCCGGCTCGTAGAGCGCCTTGTAGCAGGAGTTGTAGGCCTTCTGCAGCGCCTGGACGCCGGCCCCGGAGTCACCGCGCTTGAGCCAGCACGGCACGTTGACCACACCGTTGGTCGCCCGGGGGATCAGCAGCCTGTACGTGTGGCTGAACTGCTCCTCCATGTAGTTGCAGTTGCCACCGACCCGGTCCCACGCCGCGGCCGGCGAGGCCGCCGCCCCGACCAGCAGCAGCGCCGTCGCGACCGCGGTGGCGACGAGCCGGTTCCGCGTCCTGGACCCGAAGGTTCGTGCGAGCTGCATCAGAGCTCCTCCTGAGGTGATCCCGTGGAGCGTTCGCTCCGCACGTGCCGTCGACCCGGTCCCGGCGTCCACGGCGTCAGCCCGCCAGGCAGCGCGGACCGTTGTAGCCGCCCTCCCAGGGGCCAGGCCACTTCATGTAGTGGTTGGTCGTCGGCCCGTAGACGCCGTCGACGGTGATCCCGAGCGACCGCTGGACGGCCTTGACCGCAGTGCGCGTCTTCGCACCGAAGTCACCGTCGACCGAGAGCAGGGCGAGACCCGCGGCGTTCAGCGTGGCCCTGTGGCACTCGTTGATCGCCGCCTGGAGCGCCTTCACGCCGGGGCCGCGCGACCCGTACTGCAGGTTGCACCTGACGAAGTACACCGTCGTGTTCGTCATCGGCATGTAGGGCCGGTGCACGTTCCAGCCGTAGTCGGGTCGCTCCGACCACGCGTAGTCCGCCGTCTCGCACTGCGGCGTCGCAGCATGGGCCGCCGGCGCGACCGCGACGGGGACCACGACGGACAGGGCGAAGACCGCACTCACGGCTGCGGCGGCACGACGGCTCCGCGTTCCCCACGTCATTCTGTTCACTTCGACTCCTTCGGCTGGTGCCGCCCCCGGACGGGCACGGACGTCCTCGTCCGCCGTACCGCTCAGCAGCCACGCGGGAGACGCGTGCCGGACGGCCGGAACGCGCCGACCGTGCATGACACGACGGTGCCGCTACTCGTCGGGCAGCACTGCCCGCGCTCGCGCGACACCGTCACAAGCCCCCTGACTCGCCCGCCTAAGCGACCTGACGTGCGTCACATCGTGCCGGAGAAGGAGGTGCCGAACCAGGCGTTCCGGTGTGACCTGGACCACGTCCGGCACCCCGCCGCAGCGACGGACGCACCGCTGCCACGACGACGAGGCCCCGCACCGCCGGAGCGGTACGGGGCCTCGTGAGCTCGCGGGGAGCGGGTCAGGCGGCGACGACCTTGACGGTCACCTTGGCCGAGACCTCGGGGTGCAGGCGGACCTGCACCGTGTACTCGCCGGTCGACTTGATCGCCTGGGCGACCTCGATCTTGCGCTTGTCGACGGCCGGCGCGCCGGCGGCCGTGATCGCGGAGGCGATCTCGGCCGTGGTGACGGCACCGAACAGGCGGCCGGACTCGCCGGCCTTGGCCGACACCGTCACGGGGTTCGCCTGCAGCGAGTCCCGGATGGCCTTGGCCTCGTCGAGCGTGGCGATCTCGCGGGCCTTGCGGGCACGACGGATCGCGGAGACGTTCTTCTCCGCACCCTTGGTCCACGGCGTGGCCAGGTTGCGCGGGACGAGGTAGTTACGGGCGTACCCGTCCTTCACCTCGACGACGTCGCCGGGGGCACCGAGACCGGTGACCTCGTGGGTCAGGATGATCTTCGCCATGGGTCAGTCCTTCCTCAGCGCGCCGACGACGAGTACGGCAGGAGAGCCATCTCGCGCGCGTTCTTGACGGCACGGGCGATCTGGCGCTGCTCCTGCACGGAGACGCCGGTGACGCGACGCGCGCGGATCTTCCCGCGGTCGGAGATGAACTTGCGGAGCAGAGCCGTGTCCTTGTAGTCGACCGTCTCGATCTTGGCGGCCTTCAGGGGGTTCTGCTTCTTCTTGGGCTTGCGGACGACGGGCTTGGCCATCGTGGTGCTCCTTGTCTGTGGAGCCCCGAGCGTTGCCGTGCTCGGGGATGAGAGTTCAGGTGTGCGAGGCGCCGATCAGAACGGGGGCTCGTCGGAGTAGCCGCCACCACCGCCACCCGCGGGCGTCGCCCACGGGTCGTCGGTCTGGCCGCCGCCGGACGAGCCGCCGCCACTGAAGCCACCGCCGCCGCCACCGCCGAAGCTGCCACCGCCGCCACCGAAGCCCCCACCGCCGGAGCGCTGGGTGCGGGTGACCTTGGCGGTCGCGTACCGCAGCGACGGGCCGACCTCGTCGACCTGCAGCTCGTACACGGTGCGCTTCTCGCCCTCGCGGGTCTCGTAGGACCGCTGCACGAGCCGGCCCTGCACGATGACGCGGGTGCCCTTGGTGAGGGACTCGGCGACGGACTCGGCCGCCTCACGCCAGATCGAGCAGCGCAGGAAGAGGGTGTCCCCGTCCTTCCACTCGTTGGACTGGCGGTCGAACGTGCGGGGCGTGGACGCGACGGTGAAGTTCGCGACCGCGGCGCCCGACGGGGTGAAGCGCAGCTCCGGGTCCCCGGTCAGGTTCCCGATCACCGTGATGGTGGTCTCGCCGGCCATGACGGCCTCCTCGCTCGTTCGGAAGGTTCGGCTGCGGCGTGGCGCCGCGGGTGCTGGGGCCCGACGCTAGCGACGGGCACCGACAGGAAGGACTCAGACCTCGCGGCGGAGCACCTTCGTGCGCAGGACGACCTCGTTGAGGCCGAGCTGTCGGTCCAGCTCCTTGGCCGTGGCGGGCGACGCGGTGAAGTCGACGACGGCGTAGATGCCCTCGGCCTTCTTCTTGATGTCGTACGCGAGGCGACGACGGCCCCACACGTCCACCTTGTCGACGGTGCCCCCGTCGGTCTTCACGACCGACAGGTACTTGTCGAGCGACGGGGCGACGGTGCGCTCCTCGATCTCGGGGTCGAGGATGATCATGATCTCGTACTGACGCAGGCTCATACCCACCTCCTCTGGTCTCGGCGGTCACGGTCGTTCCGTGACAGGAGGGTTCTCGTGCGTCTCGACGCGCCCGCGCACCGACGTGGGTCGGGTGATGGGCACGACGAACCGTCCGCGAGGGACGGCGGTCGCCCAGCGTACCGGTTGCCGGGCAGTTCCCCGAATCGCCCCGGGGGACCACCTGACGGTGGTCCCCCGGGGTGGTCGGCTGCTACCCGTTGGGCGGCGGCTGCTGCCCGCCGCCGGCGTCGGGCGGCGGCGCGGACTGCGTCGGCTCGGGCGTCGGGGACGGGGCGGGCGGCGGCGTCGGCGAGGGCGTCGGCTGCGGCGCACCCGACGAGACGACCAGCGTGACCGTGGCGCCCGCGGCGAGCGTCGTGCCCTCACCGGGCTCGACGCGGATGACCCGGCCCGCCGGGACGGTGGCCGACCGCTCGTTGGCGATCCGGGCCACGAGACCGGCACCCTGGAGGGCGCCGGAGGCGTCCGCCTCGGTCCGGCCCGCGAGCCCGGACGGCACCTGGGTCTCCGCCGGTGCCTGCGTCTCCTCGGCCGTCGGCGCCACCTCGGTCGGCGTGGCGGACGCCGTCACGGTGGGCTTCTTGCCGACGTTCGCGCGCGGCGGGAACTGCTGGATCTCCTGGTAGCGCGGGTCGGCGAAGACCTTGCCCATGTAGTCGGCCCACAGCAGCGCGGGGAACGTCGAGCCGTTGACCGAGCTGAACTGCCCCCACCCGTCGATCGAGTCGAGCCCCTTGCCGTCCTCGGCCAGCTGGGACAGCGAGACCGCGGTGGACAGCTGCGGGACGTAGCCGACGAACCACGCGCCCTTGTTGAGCGTCTCCGAGCCCGTCTTGCCCGCGATCGGCCTGTCGAGCCTGCTGACCTGGGCCTTGCCGGAGCCCTGCTCCACCACCTGCGTCATCGCGTACGTCGCGTCCGCCATGACGTCGGCCGGGAACACGTTCTGGCCCGTGGTGTCCGGCTGCCACGCGACCGCGCCGCTGCTGTCGTTGACCTGCTGCACGATGTGCGGCGCTCGGCGGACCCCCTGTGCGGCGAACGTCGCGTACGCCCCGGCCATGTCGATGGGGTGGACGAAGTCGGTGCCGAGCACGTTCGAGATGTTGGTCTCGAGCGGTGTCGTGATGCCCGCCGTCTCGGCGACCTTCTTGGTGTTGTCCGCCCCCACCTGGATGTTCAGCTGCGCGTAGACCGTGTTCACGGAGTCCGCGGTGGCCCGGACCAGGTCGATCGGGCCGTAGTCCCGGTTCGGGTAGTTGGGCACCGGCTTGCCGTTCTCCCACTGCGGGAAGCTCTGCGGCGAGTCACCGTTGTACGTCGTCGCCAGGCTGGTGCCCTGCTGGAGCGCGGCGACCAGGGTGAAGGGCTTGAACGTGGAGGCCGCGGGCACCTTGTCGAACGTCGCGGTGTTTCTCGTGTCGGTGAGGTAGTCCGGCCCGCCGTACAGCGCGACGATGCCGCCCGTGGCCGGGTCGACCGTCGAGATCGAGACGCGCAGCCGCTCGTGCGGCACCGCCCCGTCCGACAGGGCACCGGTCCGCAGGCCCTCGGCGGACTCGACGGCCATCTGCTGCAGGGCCGGGTCGATCGTCGTGAGCACCTTCAGGCCCGCGGTCTTCAGCTCGCCCTCGGTCCAGAACTTGGTCGCGACCAGTTCCTTCTCGACCATCTTCAGCAGGTACCCGTTGGGCCCGCGGTAGGTCTCGGACTCCTGGTACACCTCGAAGGGCGGGAACGTCTGGGCGGCGCGCTCCTCGGCCGTCAGCCACTCCATCTCCACCATGCGGTCGAGGATGATGTTCCAGCGCTGCTCCGCCTTCGGGCGGTCGTTGGCGGGGTCCCAGTTGTTCGGTGACGGGATGACGGCCGCGAGGAGCGCCGCCTGCGCCACCGTGAGGTCCTTGGCGTCGACCTTGAAGTACGACTGCGCGGCCGCCTGGATGCCGTAGGAGTCCCGGCCGAAGTAGATGGTGTTGAGGTAGCGCCCCATGATCATCTCTTTGGACTCGGTCCGCGCGATGCGGATCGCGATGATCGCTTCCTTGGCCTTGCCCCAGTAGTCGGTCGTGGAGTCCTGGTAGTAGCGCTCGACGTACTGCTGGGTCAGCGTCGACCCGCCCTGCGTCGGCTTGCCCTGGATGTTGTTGATGAAGGCGCGCGCCATGCCGCTCAGCGAGATCCCGCTGTTGGTGAAGAACGTCTTGTCCTCGCCGGCCGCCACGGCCTGACCGATGTGCTCCGGCAGCGTCCCGTAGTCGACGAGCTCGCGCCGCTGGTCGGCGAACGTCCCCATGACCTCGCCCGGCGTGCCCGGTTCCGGCCCGGCGAAGTACACGGTCGTCGTCTGGTAGTTGACCTCCGCCAGCGGGCTGTCCTGCTTGATGAGCGCGAAGGCGGCGACCCCCGCGCCGAGGACGAGGAAGATCATCCCGATGAACGTGCCCAGGACGACGCGCCACGACGGCAGCCACCGGTGCAGGCCCGTGTGCTCACGGCGGGGGTAGTTCCAGAAACCCTGGCGTTCGCGCGCGGACGGGGCGGTTCGCCGGGTCGCGCGCCGGGCGCGCGACGGCGCTGCGCGGCGGTTGCTGGCTGCCAACAGGGAACCTCTCGTGCCGACGACTCGTGCTGCTGCGCCCGGCGTGACGGACGGGCTGGGTGCCGTCCGGGGGCGCTGCCGGGCCTCAGTATGGACGAACCACCTGGGCCCGCCAGCCCAGATCGTGCGCGTACGTCCGGATGGGTCGGACCCTTCACATGATCCGCACGGGACGACGACGCCGCGGTGACGGCGGTCACCGCGGCGTGCGGCGCACGCCGCCCGGGCGGGCCCCGGCCCGCGTGTTGTGCGGGAGCCCGCACCCGACATACTCTGCGGATGTATCGAGCTGATACATCGGTGGGAACGGCGACACGGGCTGGAGGGTGCGATGCGCGGACGCTCGGACGTGCTCGAGCCGGCGATCCTCGGCCTGCTCGCCGAGTCCCCCATGCACGGCTACGAGCTGCGCAAGCGTCTGAACCTGGTGCTCGGCTCGTTCCGCGCCCTGTCCTACGGCTCGCTGTACCCGTGCCTCAAGGGCCTGGTGGAGCGGGGCTGGATCGTCGGCGAGGACGCCCCGGACGACCGCACCGTGGCGAGCCGCCGCGCGCGGATCGTCTACCAGCTCACCGCCGACGGCAAGGAGCACCTGCAGCAGGTGCTCGCCTCCTCGGGCCCGGCGGCCTGGGAGGACGAGAACTTCGACGTGCGCTTCGCGTTCTTCGCGCAGACGGACGCCGAGACCCGGATGCGGATCCTCGAGGGTCGCCGCATCCGGCTGACCGAGCGGCTGGAGACGTTCCGCCAGTCGTTCGCCCGGACCCGTGAGCGCATGGACGAGTACACGCTCGAGCTCCAGCGCCACGGTCTGGAGCAGGTGGAGCGCGAGGTCCGCTGGCTCGACGACCTCATCGACAACGAGCGGGGCGTGCGTCGCGCGCGCCCCGAGGGCGGTGGCCGCCCGGCCGCCGCCGCAGACGACGCCGAGGGAACATCCGAGGCGCGAAACGAGAAGGAGCGAGGATGACCTCCATCCGCGTCGCCATCGTCGGCGTCGGCAACTGCGCCGCATCGCTGGTCCAGGGCGTGCACTACTACCGGGACGCCGACCCGGCGGGCAAGGTCCCGGGACTCATGCACGTGCAGTTCGGTGACTACCACGTGCGGGACATCGAGTTCGTGGCCGCGTTCGACGTGGACGCCAAGAAGGTCGGGTTCGACCTGTCGGAGGCGATCTTCAACTCCGAGAACAACACCATCAAGATCTCCGACGTCCCGCCGCTGGGCGTCACGGTGTCGCGCGGTCACACGCTCGACGGCATCGGCAAGTACTACGCGCAGACGATCGAGGAGTCGGACGCCGAGCCCGTCGACGTCGTCCAGACGCTGAAGGACACGCAGGCCGACGTCCTCGTCTGCTACCTGCCCGTCGGCTCCGAGGCCGCCGCGAAGTACTACGCGCAGTGCGCGATCGACGCGGGCGTCGCCTTCGTCAACGCCCTGCCGGTGTTCATCGCGTCCGACCCGGAGTGGGCCGCGAAGTTCGAGGCCGCGGGTGTGCCGATCGTCGGTGACGACATCAAGTCGCAGGTCGGCGCGACCATCACGCACCGCGTGCTCGCGCGCCTCTTCGAGGACCGCGGCGTCATCCTGGACCGCACGTACCAGCTGAACGTCGGCGGCAACATGGACTTCAAGAACATGCTCGAGCG contains these protein-coding regions:
- the rpsF gene encoding 30S ribosomal protein S6, giving the protein MSLRQYEIMIILDPEIEERTVAPSLDKYLSVVKTDGGTVDKVDVWGRRRLAYDIKKKAEGIYAVVDFTASPATAKELDRQLGLNEVVLRTKVLRREV
- the rplI gene encoding 50S ribosomal protein L9 gives rise to the protein MAKIILTHEVTGLGAPGDVVEVKDGYARNYLVPRNLATPWTKGAEKNVSAIRRARKAREIATLDEAKAIRDSLQANPVTVSAKAGESGRLFGAVTTAEIASAITAAGAPAVDKRKIEVAQAIKSTGEYTVQVRLHPEVSAKVTVKVVAA
- a CDS encoding inositol-3-phosphate synthase — encoded protein: MTSIRVAIVGVGNCAASLVQGVHYYRDADPAGKVPGLMHVQFGDYHVRDIEFVAAFDVDAKKVGFDLSEAIFNSENNTIKISDVPPLGVTVSRGHTLDGIGKYYAQTIEESDAEPVDVVQTLKDTQADVLVCYLPVGSEAAAKYYAQCAIDAGVAFVNALPVFIASDPEWAAKFEAAGVPIVGDDIKSQVGATITHRVLARLFEDRGVILDRTYQLNVGGNMDFKNMLERERLESKKLSKTQAVTSNLEDGPLAGKKEDRNVHIGPSDYVAWLDDRKWAYVRLEGRAFGEVPLSLEYKLEVWDSPNSAGIIIDALRAAKIAKDRGIGGPILSASTYFMKSPPVQMEDQKGRAQVEAFIRGELER
- a CDS encoding peptidoglycan-binding domain-containing protein, producing MSAVFALSVVVPVAVAPAAHAATPQCETADYAWSERPDYGWNVHRPYMPMTNTTVYFVRCNLQYGSRGPGVKALQAAINECHRATLNAAGLALLSVDGDFGAKTRTAVKAVQRSLGITVDGVYGPTTNHYMKWPGPWEGGYNGPRCLAG
- a CDS encoding penicillin-binding protein encodes the protein MAASNRRAAPSRARRATRRTAPSARERQGFWNYPRREHTGLHRWLPSWRVVLGTFIGMIFLVLGAGVAAFALIKQDSPLAEVNYQTTTVYFAGPEPGTPGEVMGTFADQRRELVDYGTLPEHIGQAVAAGEDKTFFTNSGISLSGMARAFINNIQGKPTQGGSTLTQQYVERYYQDSTTDYWGKAKEAIIAIRIARTESKEMIMGRYLNTIYFGRDSYGIQAAAQSYFKVDAKDLTVAQAALLAAVIPSPNNWDPANDRPKAEQRWNIILDRMVEMEWLTAEERAAQTFPPFEVYQESETYRGPNGYLLKMVEKELVATKFWTEGELKTAGLKVLTTIDPALQQMAVESAEGLRTGALSDGAVPHERLRVSISTVDPATGGIVALYGGPDYLTDTRNTATFDKVPAASTFKPFTLVAALQQGTSLATTYNGDSPQSFPQWENGKPVPNYPNRDYGPIDLVRATADSVNTVYAQLNIQVGADNTKKVAETAGITTPLETNISNVLGTDFVHPIDMAGAYATFAAQGVRRAPHIVQQVNDSSGAVAWQPDTTGQNVFPADVMADATYAMTQVVEQGSGKAQVSRLDRPIAGKTGSETLNKGAWFVGYVPQLSTAVSLSQLAEDGKGLDSIDGWGQFSSVNGSTFPALLWADYMGKVFADPRYQEIQQFPPRANVGKKPTVTASATPTEVAPTAEETQAPAETQVPSGLAGRTEADASGALQGAGLVARIANERSATVPAGRVIRVEPGEGTTLAAGATVTLVVSSGAPQPTPSPTPPPAPSPTPEPTQSAPPPDAGGGQQPPPNG
- a CDS encoding PadR family transcriptional regulator; the protein is MRGRSDVLEPAILGLLAESPMHGYELRKRLNLVLGSFRALSYGSLYPCLKGLVERGWIVGEDAPDDRTVASRRARIVYQLTADGKEHLQQVLASSGPAAWEDENFDVRFAFFAQTDAETRMRILEGRRIRLTERLETFRQSFARTRERMDEYTLELQRHGLEQVEREVRWLDDLIDNERGVRRARPEGGGRPAAAADDAEGTSEARNEKERG
- a CDS encoding peptidoglycan-binding domain-containing protein, with protein sequence MQLARTFGSRTRNRLVATAVATALLLVGAAASPAAAWDRVGGNCNYMEEQFSHTYRLLIPRATNGVVNVPCWLKRGDSGAGVQALQKAYNSCYKALYEPAIAEDGVFGPTTEDRVRQMQRREGIEVDGIAGEVTRNSIKWPLYSATTGKYLRCWDKW
- a CDS encoding single-stranded DNA-binding protein translates to MAGETTITVIGNLTGDPELRFTPSGAAVANFTVASTPRTFDRQSNEWKDGDTLFLRCSIWREAAESVAESLTKGTRVIVQGRLVQRSYETREGEKRTVYELQVDEVGPSLRYATAKVTRTQRSGGGGFGGGGGSFGGGGGGGFSGGGSSGGGQTDDPWATPAGGGGGGYSDEPPF
- the rpsR gene encoding 30S ribosomal protein S18, yielding MAKPVVRKPKKKQNPLKAAKIETVDYKDTALLRKFISDRGKIRARRVTGVSVQEQRQIARAVKNAREMALLPYSSSAR